A region from the Rhodohalobacter sp. SW132 genome encodes:
- a CDS encoding 6-bladed beta-propeller: MSFVFWTGCTSEETEELGPDIVTLDEYRTFISHEENLITVPNFIRFDNSSNLFVYDAANGSVLMLNPAGEIVREFGRVGRGPGEIQWVSHIHLTENYLYIVDTGQFLIHRYLKDGEYDSVFNYGEIGYIPSVPSPPVTTSQIIVPTLTNQPHITADDEVLLSPVQAGASAESVYRLYDWSGEFKADVGEIPEGSAFTLDNEEIRNDILNGEIPGFYRANVFPVSNPSNPDQLKLVYASLPRIAQYRMNGEKLWETDLSKIPEFEKMTDHFFQTMERMQRADIRSRIGLDYFNAGVMGPDGDLFLASEHEMIQIYRFNGEGELTHTYRLDSDQEIELKPIFDIDFSNREIYIVTELGDLRAYPF, from the coding sequence TTGAGCTTTGTTTTTTGGACAGGATGTACTTCCGAAGAAACAGAAGAATTAGGTCCGGATATTGTGACTCTGGATGAGTACCGGACTTTTATCAGCCACGAGGAGAATCTGATCACGGTTCCTAATTTTATCAGGTTTGATAACTCTTCAAATCTGTTTGTGTATGATGCAGCAAATGGCAGCGTATTGATGTTGAATCCCGCAGGTGAAATCGTGAGAGAATTCGGAAGGGTGGGACGCGGTCCGGGAGAAATTCAATGGGTCAGCCATATTCATTTGACCGAAAACTACCTCTACATTGTGGATACGGGTCAATTCTTAATCCATCGTTATTTGAAGGATGGTGAATACGACTCTGTGTTCAATTATGGCGAGATCGGCTACATTCCATCGGTTCCGTCGCCACCGGTTACAACATCTCAAATTATCGTGCCGACTCTGACAAATCAGCCGCACATCACCGCTGATGATGAGGTGTTGCTCTCACCGGTTCAAGCCGGAGCGTCTGCTGAATCTGTCTATCGCCTGTATGACTGGTCGGGTGAATTCAAAGCTGATGTTGGGGAAATTCCGGAAGGTTCAGCATTTACGCTGGATAACGAGGAAATTCGGAATGATATCCTGAACGGTGAGATCCCCGGATTTTACCGCGCAAATGTTTTTCCGGTGAGTAATCCGTCAAATCCGGATCAGCTGAAGCTTGTCTACGCTTCGCTTCCCAGGATAGCGCAATACCGAATGAACGGAGAAAAACTGTGGGAAACGGATCTTTCAAAGATTCCAGAATTCGAGAAAATGACAGATCACTTTTTTCAAACGATGGAGCGGATGCAGCGGGCTGATATCCGTTCGAGAATCGGGCTGGATTACTTTAATGCCGGTGTAATGGGGCCGGATGGGGACCTATTTCTTGCGTCCGAACATGAAATGATTCAGATTTACCGGTTCAATGGAGAGGGAGAATTAACTCACACCTATCGGCTCGATTCTGATCAGGAGATAGAGTTAAAACCGATATTTGATATCGATTTCTCAAACCGGGAAATCTACATCGTTACGGAGCTGGGAGACCTTCGGGCGTACCCATTTTGA